One part of the Saprospiraceae bacterium genome encodes these proteins:
- a CDS encoding mannonate dehydratase — protein sequence MKRINFLRTLAAGGFGTSVFNPSASASIKPVKKVLMKVGCQSGGISEENLMLKSRCGVYHIDGDAPATVPGKGWDLEDSLRKKEACEKYGISLDAYHWPLSSSGIDKQVYPNIMLGKSPERDREIEILQQMITVAARTGIKVLNYNTTILKVERTSRTRDLKRGNAEYSTWNYQEALKSPGGKTIAGDVGIEEIFDRISYMLERVLPVAEEYKVKLANHIADPPIPHAYKGIMRWNSPDVFKGIKRFAQLSNSPYHGFNFCIGSIAEGLNDPAVEILPIIKWVGDRNQIFNVHLRNIKGGYNNFQEVYPDNGVLNYIKCIRALRDVGYDGMVMPDHVPYHSDPNANSQSFAFCYGYIKAIIQAVSEESV from the coding sequence TCTGCATCAATCAAACCTGTAAAAAAGGTCTTGATGAAGGTAGGTTGCCAATCAGGTGGCATAAGCGAAGAAAACCTAATGTTAAAGAGCAGGTGCGGGGTGTATCATATTGATGGGGATGCTCCTGCGACTGTCCCTGGCAAAGGCTGGGACCTGGAGGATTCGCTTAGAAAAAAGGAAGCTTGTGAGAAGTATGGCATCAGCCTGGATGCTTATCACTGGCCATTAAGTTCCTCTGGTATAGATAAACAGGTATATCCCAATATCATGTTAGGCAAAAGTCCTGAAAGAGACCGGGAGATTGAAATCCTTCAACAAATGATCACCGTGGCTGCCAGGACCGGGATCAAAGTATTGAATTATAATACCACGATTTTAAAAGTAGAAAGGACCAGTCGTACTCGTGATTTAAAACGAGGAAATGCGGAGTACAGCACCTGGAACTACCAGGAAGCCCTAAAAAGCCCTGGCGGAAAAACAATCGCTGGTGATGTGGGGATAGAAGAGATATTCGACAGGATATCCTATATGCTTGAGCGTGTCCTACCGGTAGCAGAAGAATACAAAGTCAAACTGGCCAATCATATCGCAGACCCTCCCATACCCCATGCTTACAAAGGTATCATGCGATGGAATAGCCCGGATGTGTTTAAAGGTATTAAGCGATTTGCCCAATTGAGTAACAGCCCTTATCATGGGTTTAATTTTTGTATCGGATCCATCGCTGAAGGGCTTAATGATCCTGCTGTAGAGATATTACCGATCATTAAGTGGGTAGGTGATCGCAACCAAATATTTAATGTGCATCTGCGCAATATCAAAGGCGGATACAATAATTTCCAGGAAGTATATCCTGATAATGGTGTGCTCAATTATATCAAATGTATCAGAGCCTTGCGCGATGTCGGATATGATGGTATGGTGATGCCGGATCATGTGCCCTACCATAGCGACCCAAATGCCAACAGCCAATCCTTTGCTTTTTGCTATGGCTATATCAAAGCGATCATACAGGCTGTGAGTGAAGAAAGTGTCTGA
- a CDS encoding glucarate dehydratase, with protein sequence MIPVVNSPIIKDIHITPIATVDPPLLNSAGVHAPYALRTVLEIITHDGITGISEIPGNRDIDLALAEARNILIGEEVFNLNKIKQILTQKFGVESTLDRGLAPWDQRKLVHIFSAVEVACMDIIGKVCEMPVVDLLGGKMREAVPFAAYLFYKYEGAGGELGNSTDPTATGWDAARQKSALNPSEVVAQAIAMCKEFGFTSIKLKGGAFSPREETDAMLALFQAFGPEVPLRFDPNAIWKLETAIQYGHEMEGVLEYFEDPVRGQDNMAALRKILKMPLATNMCTTSFEDIPGSIRLGSEDIILSDHHFWGGLRASMTLSGICDTFGRDLSMHSNSHMGISMAAMVHLGAALPRMPYALDTHYPWQSEEIIMGGRFKFEQGAVAVPQGPGLGIELDKKALERLHQNYLRCGLTKRDDEVEMRKLNPDWRFMAVRW encoded by the coding sequence ATGATCCCAGTAGTCAATAGTCCTATAATAAAGGATATCCATATTACGCCAATAGCCACGGTAGACCCACCTTTATTGAACTCAGCAGGCGTGCATGCTCCTTATGCTTTGAGAACCGTACTGGAGATCATCACCCACGATGGCATCACCGGCATCAGCGAAATACCCGGCAACAGAGATATCGACCTGGCCTTAGCAGAAGCAAGAAATATTTTGATCGGAGAAGAGGTATTCAATCTCAATAAAATCAAACAGATCCTTACTCAAAAATTTGGGGTAGAATCGACATTGGATAGAGGCCTGGCCCCATGGGATCAGCGAAAACTTGTCCATATATTCAGTGCTGTAGAGGTAGCCTGCATGGATATCATCGGTAAAGTTTGTGAGATGCCAGTGGTGGATCTTTTAGGTGGTAAAATGAGGGAGGCGGTGCCGTTTGCAGCTTATTTATTTTATAAGTACGAAGGAGCAGGCGGTGAGTTGGGCAATAGTACAGATCCAACAGCAACCGGCTGGGACGCTGCGCGTCAAAAAAGCGCCTTGAATCCTTCAGAAGTGGTCGCACAGGCTATAGCGATGTGTAAAGAATTTGGTTTTACATCCATTAAGCTTAAGGGTGGTGCCTTTTCACCGCGGGAAGAAACGGATGCTATGCTGGCTTTATTTCAGGCATTTGGTCCGGAAGTCCCATTGCGTTTTGATCCCAATGCCATTTGGAAACTGGAGACTGCCATTCAATACGGACATGAGATGGAGGGTGTATTAGAATATTTTGAAGATCCGGTAAGAGGCCAGGATAATATGGCTGCTTTGCGCAAGATTTTGAAAATGCCTCTGGCTACCAATATGTGTACTACTTCCTTTGAAGATATTCCGGGAAGTATACGATTGGGTTCGGAAGATATTATATTGAGTGATCACCATTTTTGGGGCGGACTGAGAGCTTCGATGACACTATCGGGTATATGTGATACTTTCGGTAGAGACTTGTCCATGCATTCCAATAGTCATATGGGGATATCGATGGCGGCGATGGTCCACCTGGGGGCTGCATTGCCGCGTATGCCTTATGCGCTCGACACGCACTATCCCTGGCAGTCAGAGGAAATCATTATGGGTGGTCGATTTAAGTTTGAACAAGGTGCCGTCGCTGTGCCTCAAGGGCCGGGCTTAGGCATCGAACTGGACAAAAAAGCGTTGGAAAGATTACATCAAAATTATCTCCGCTGCGGGCTCACCAAACGAGACGATGAGGTTGAAATGCGGAAATTAAATCCTGATTGGAGGTTTATGGCGGTGAGGTGGTAG